A genomic window from Halobaculum sp. MBLA0147 includes:
- a CDS encoding helix-turn-helix domain-containing protein, which yields MSRTSTRTDGDVVRDFLSVADLLEEPRLARLYAYLDREGEATVRDIVENLDLAQGTAYSYVDRLVDAGVVAVTDDEQPRRYTTREIDLTVTTGAGDTEYTITPALVDAVGRRETDADIDTYVDRHGVTGLATALTYAVDRERGEVTHRTMAADLDVSPLAAELILQALRPLVHEHYDVGAAEAAGTGLDEVDFEDVDDT from the coding sequence GTGTCACGCACCTCGACCCGCACCGACGGCGACGTCGTCCGAGACTTCCTCTCGGTCGCCGACCTCCTCGAGGAGCCACGACTCGCTCGATTGTACGCCTACCTCGATCGGGAGGGCGAGGCGACCGTCCGCGACATCGTGGAGAACCTCGACCTCGCTCAGGGGACGGCGTACAGCTATGTCGACCGCCTCGTCGACGCCGGTGTCGTCGCGGTGACCGACGACGAGCAGCCCCGGCGGTACACCACCCGCGAGATCGACCTGACCGTGACGACGGGGGCCGGTGACACCGAGTACACGATCACACCGGCACTCGTCGACGCCGTCGGTCGCCGAGAGACGGACGCGGACATCGACACCTACGTCGATCGCCACGGAGTCACCGGCCTCGCGACGGCACTCACGTACGCGGTCGACCGCGAGCGTGGCGAGGTGACTCACCGGACGATGGCTGCCGATCTCGACGTCTCGCCGCTGGCTGCGGAGCTGATTCTCCAGGCGCTCCGTCCACTGGTCCACGAACACTACGACGTCGGAGCGGCCGAAGCGGCAGGAACAGGACTCGACGAGGTAGACTTCGAGGACGTCGACGACACGTGA